One Desulfobacterales bacterium genomic region harbors:
- the hrpB gene encoding ATP-dependent helicase HrpB: MADHLPIEQVIPDIRRALETGRCAVVQAPPGAGKTTLVPLALLEAPWLNGQNIVMLEPRRLAVRASANRMADLLKESVGHTVGYHIRMERRAGPQTRIEVVTEGILTRRIQADPSLKGTGLVIFDEFHERNLNSDLGLALCLEIREALRDDLRILVMSATLDAAPVSELMGNAPMIESVGKSWPVDTRYLPMRRDSRDAGAVERACAGAIRQALSEAAGDMLVFLPGAGEIRRVRSLLCNAVPMDHVSVLPLYGNLSAKEQDAAIAPSVPGHRKVVLATSIAETSLTIDGIRIVIDSGLMRIPRFFPGTGMSRLETVPVSRASADQRKGRAGRTAPGICYRLWPQESHPMLRAFNSPEILSTDLARLALELTVWGVSNPADLKWLDPPPEGAFAQARALLKSLGALSPDGAITSHGKKLAALGIHPRFGHMILKAKQTGAGALACRIAALMGERDVLSFADGLRNADIRLRLEMIDAVIHKKAPDMQGVSVNRAGILAIIKNERKLENDLGIRPEKIDIGQAGELLALAFPERIAMARPGQNGEYRMASGSGAFFDETGSFSSEKFIVAADLDGNRKNARIYLAAAYTEKALERDFGHLLETRETVAWDKAAGAVVAIKERIYGQLVLKEAPLADPDPEAIAAEMMRGIRQRGINCLPWNKKLRHWQARVVFLKKNGGFLDLPDLTDTALCLSLESWLRPFLSGISSASHLKQIDLKYALQSMLTWEQQQLIEQQAPTHLTVPSGSRIPLDYGELSAGPVGSPILAVRLQEMFGLEQTPRIAGGRIPVTLHLLSPAGRPVQVTCDLKSFWKNTYPDVKKDLKGRYPKHYWPDDPYTAEPTNRTRPGGR; the protein is encoded by the coding sequence ATGGCTGACCACCTTCCGATAGAGCAGGTAATACCTGACATACGCCGGGCGCTTGAAACCGGGCGTTGTGCGGTGGTTCAGGCACCACCCGGCGCCGGGAAAACGACTCTCGTGCCCCTGGCGCTTCTTGAGGCGCCCTGGCTGAACGGACAGAACATCGTAATGCTCGAACCCCGTCGGCTGGCCGTAAGGGCTTCGGCAAACCGTATGGCAGATTTGCTGAAAGAATCCGTAGGGCACACCGTGGGGTATCATATCCGGATGGAACGAAGGGCCGGGCCCCAGACACGGATCGAGGTGGTCACCGAGGGAATATTGACCCGCCGCATTCAGGCAGACCCGTCTCTGAAGGGAACGGGCCTTGTCATCTTTGACGAGTTTCATGAGCGAAATTTGAACAGTGATCTGGGGCTGGCCCTGTGCCTGGAGATCCGGGAGGCGCTGCGCGATGACCTGAGGATTCTGGTGATGTCCGCCACCCTGGATGCCGCTCCGGTGTCCGAACTCATGGGAAATGCGCCGATGATCGAATCCGTTGGCAAAAGCTGGCCGGTTGACACCCGATATCTTCCAATGAGAAGGGACAGCCGGGATGCCGGTGCGGTTGAACGGGCGTGTGCCGGTGCGATCAGGCAGGCGCTTTCCGAAGCAGCGGGCGATATGCTCGTGTTTCTTCCGGGAGCAGGGGAAATCCGGCGAGTGAGATCGCTCTTGTGCAATGCCGTACCCATGGACCATGTCTCTGTTCTGCCGCTTTACGGAAATCTTTCAGCAAAGGAGCAGGATGCGGCCATTGCCCCGTCTGTTCCGGGCCACCGCAAGGTGGTTCTGGCCACCTCCATTGCCGAGACGTCTCTGACCATCGACGGTATCCGGATCGTAATCGATTCCGGGCTCATGAGGATTCCACGGTTTTTTCCGGGTACGGGCATGAGCCGTCTTGAGACGGTACCCGTATCAAGGGCCTCGGCAGATCAGCGAAAGGGCAGGGCGGGACGAACGGCTCCCGGCATCTGCTACCGGCTCTGGCCGCAGGAAAGCCACCCCATGCTCAGGGCATTCAACTCTCCGGAAATATTGAGCACTGATCTGGCACGGCTTGCCCTTGAGCTTACCGTGTGGGGCGTATCAAATCCGGCAGATCTCAAGTGGCTGGACCCGCCGCCGGAAGGGGCCTTTGCTCAGGCCCGGGCCCTGTTAAAGAGCTTGGGTGCGCTCTCCCCTGACGGGGCCATCACCTCCCACGGAAAAAAACTGGCAGCGCTCGGAATTCACCCGCGATTCGGCCACATGATCCTGAAGGCAAAACAGACGGGGGCCGGTGCACTGGCCTGCCGCATTGCAGCGCTGATGGGTGAGCGTGATGTCCTGTCCTTTGCAGACGGTTTGCGCAATGCCGATATTCGGCTTCGCCTCGAGATGATAGACGCCGTGATCCATAAAAAGGCGCCTGACATGCAGGGCGTTTCAGTCAACCGTGCGGGCATCTTGGCAATCATAAAAAACGAGCGAAAACTGGAAAACGATCTTGGCATACGGCCGGAAAAAATCGATATCGGCCAGGCAGGTGAACTTCTTGCCCTTGCCTTTCCGGAACGGATCGCCATGGCAAGGCCCGGACAAAACGGCGAGTACCGAATGGCATCGGGTTCCGGTGCATTTTTCGACGAAACCGGGTCCTTTTCTTCAGAAAAATTTATAGTGGCTGCCGATCTGGACGGTAACCGGAAAAATGCCAGGATCTATCTTGCCGCTGCATACACGGAAAAAGCGCTTGAGAGGGATTTTGGCCATCTGCTTGAAACTCGGGAAACGGTGGCATGGGACAAAGCGGCGGGGGCTGTTGTGGCAATAAAAGAGCGGATATACGGGCAGCTGGTATTAAAAGAAGCGCCCCTGGCAGATCCCGATCCGGAGGCGATCGCCGCTGAGATGATGCGCGGCATCCGGCAGCGGGGCATCAATTGCCTTCCCTGGAACAAAAAGCTTCGACACTGGCAGGCAAGGGTGGTATTTTTAAAGAAAAACGGCGGTTTTCTGGATCTACCCGACCTGACGGATACCGCGCTTTGCCTTTCTCTGGAATCCTGGCTGCGGCCCTTTCTTTCCGGTATTTCATCAGCCAGCCATCTTAAACAGATAGACCTGAAATACGCGCTCCAGTCCATGCTCACCTGGGAGCAGCAGCAGCTGATCGAACAGCAGGCCCCGACGCATCTGACAGTTCCCAGCGGATCGAGGATTCCCCTGGATTACGGAGAACTCTCAGCCGGGCCTGTCGGGTCTCCGATTCTTGCTGTCCGCCTGCAGGAAATGTTCGGATTGGAGCAGACGCCCCGAATCGCAGGGGGAAGGATTCCGGTCACGCTTCACCTCCTGTCACCGGCCGGCCGGCCCGTACAGGTGACCTGCGATCTGAAAAGTTTCTGGAAAAATACATACCCGGATGTAAAAAAGGACCTGAAAGGGCGTTATCCCAAACACTACTGGCCCGATGATCCTTATACTGCCGAACCGACAAACAGAACCCGGCCCGGAGGGCGATAA
- a CDS encoding GIY-YIG nuclease family protein produces the protein MNWNVYLLRCADNSLYCGITKDLDVRIATHNAGKGAKYTKSRLPVELVCACSDLSRSEALKLEHSIKQLPANQKIEALAHGKKHPPR, from the coding sequence ATGAACTGGAACGTTTATTTGTTACGATGCGCGGACAATTCCCTGTACTGCGGAATTACAAAGGATCTGGATGTCCGTATTGCAACGCATAATGCCGGTAAAGGCGCAAAATATACAAAATCGCGACTGCCGGTTGAACTGGTATGTGCCTGCAGTGATCTGTCCAGAAGCGAAGCACTCAAACTGGAGCATTCCATCAAACAACTGCCGGCCAATCAGAAGATTGAAGCACTGGCTCATGGCAAAAAACACCCCCCTCGGTAA
- a CDS encoding MBL fold metallo-hydrolase: MFNFILTIVSVLCFAVPGAAQNRFETDVFDTSTGELRITFVGHGTLLLTVNGKVIHVDPYGSLADYSGFPKADIILITHEHRDHLDPQAIKTVRTERTDIVLTQTCSRQISGGIIMKNGDVRTVQGIRIEAVPAYNLIHRRDNGQLFHPEGEGNGYILSFGDKRVYIAGDTENIPEMRALRGIDVAFLPMNLPYTMTPEMVADAARAFKPAILYPYHYGDTDPSTLVKLLKDSREIEVRIRQMQ, from the coding sequence ATGTTCAACTTTATACTGACCATCGTTTCTGTTTTATGTTTTGCGGTCCCGGGTGCGGCTCAAAACCGGTTTGAGACCGATGTCTTTGATACATCCACCGGTGAACTTCGCATCACGTTTGTCGGACACGGCACGCTGCTTCTGACCGTGAATGGAAAGGTCATCCATGTGGATCCATATGGCAGCCTTGCGGATTATTCCGGATTTCCGAAGGCGGATATCATCCTGATCACTCACGAACACCGCGATCATCTGGACCCGCAGGCCATCAAAACGGTGCGGACCGAACGTACCGACATTGTCCTGACGCAAACCTGTTCCCGGCAGATTTCGGGCGGCATTATCATGAAAAACGGCGATGTTCGGACGGTTCAGGGCATACGGATCGAAGCCGTACCGGCGTACAATTTGATCCACCGGCGCGATAACGGACAGCTCTTTCATCCTGAGGGAGAGGGAAACGGCTACATCCTCAGCTTCGGGGACAAACGGGTATATATCGCCGGTGATACCGAAAATATTCCGGAAATGAGGGCGCTTCGCGGGATTGACGTGGCCTTTCTGCCGATGAACCTTCCATATACCATGACCCCTGAGATGGTGGCCGATGCCGCAAGGGCTTTCAAACCGGCCATCCTGTACCCGTATCATTATGGTGACACGGACCCGTCAACGCTCGTGAAACTTCTGAAGGATTCCAGAGAGATCGAAGTCCGCATCCGCCAGATGCAATAA
- the recQ gene encoding DNA helicase RecQ produces MSADPPTPFTILRKYFGYETFRDHQLDIINHVINGQDAFVLMPTGSGKSICYQIPSIISKGVGLVISPLIALMQNQVESLLQNGIRAAVLNSSLDADAVRQVEAMVMAGRTDILYVAPERLHTERFQRFLEKIPIALFAIDEAHCVSQWGHDFRPEYLRIAEMTRKFPGVPRIALTATADPITRNDIVQRLDLVEARSFISSFDRPNICYRIQLKTNGKKQLYDFIHHEHPDQSGIVYVRTRNRTDGTAEWLRQKGIDALPYHAGLDPRIRSENQRRFLRDDAVVIVATIAFGMGIDKPDVRFVAHLDLPSSMEAYYQETGRAGRDGQPADAWMVYALSDVVSMRKLLDSSDGDEAFKRIQGRKLEALLGYCESVECRRRMLLGYFGENYPAGCNNCDNCIQPADTWDGTVAAQKALSCVYRTGQLFGAAHLTDVLTGNFTQRVQVLNHDALKTFGVGKELSISQWRSVFRQLLAAGMLSVNMTDISGFRLTEKSWGVLKGGQTVEFRRDPRPIKPVGEKKAGKSSVRPVSDLENQRDRNLFEKLRSLRLEISKQLSVPPYVIFHDKTLKEMAVRRPESRDQLLEITGIGERKAEQYGAAFLEAIKK; encoded by the coding sequence TTGTCAGCAGACCCACCGACACCGTTTACCATTCTGCGAAAATATTTCGGCTATGAAACCTTCCGCGATCACCAGCTTGATATCATAAACCATGTCATCAACGGGCAGGACGCGTTTGTGCTGATGCCGACCGGCAGCGGAAAGTCCATCTGTTATCAGATTCCGTCCATCATCAGCAAAGGCGTCGGACTGGTTATTTCCCCTCTGATCGCGCTGATGCAGAACCAGGTGGAATCTCTGCTGCAAAACGGCATCCGGGCGGCAGTTCTGAATTCAAGCCTGGATGCAGATGCCGTCAGGCAGGTCGAGGCCATGGTGATGGCCGGCCGGACCGATATCCTGTATGTTGCGCCCGAACGCCTTCATACCGAACGATTTCAGCGGTTTCTGGAAAAAATTCCGATCGCGCTGTTTGCAATCGACGAAGCGCACTGTGTATCTCAGTGGGGTCACGATTTCAGACCCGAATACCTCCGGATCGCAGAGATGACCCGAAAATTTCCGGGGGTACCGCGAATCGCCCTTACCGCAACCGCCGATCCCATCACACGCAACGACATTGTTCAACGGCTCGATCTGGTTGAAGCGCGATCGTTTATTTCCAGTTTTGACCGGCCTAACATCTGCTACCGGATTCAACTGAAAACCAACGGGAAAAAACAGCTGTATGATTTCATTCACCATGAGCATCCGGACCAGTCGGGTATCGTATACGTCCGGACACGTAACCGCACCGACGGGACAGCCGAATGGCTCCGGCAGAAGGGCATTGACGCTCTGCCCTATCACGCCGGTCTGGATCCGCGGATACGCAGTGAGAATCAGCGCCGGTTTCTCCGGGATGATGCCGTTGTCATTGTCGCCACGATTGCGTTTGGCATGGGAATCGACAAACCGGATGTGAGATTTGTCGCCCATCTGGATCTGCCGTCAAGCATGGAAGCCTATTATCAGGAAACCGGACGGGCCGGCAGGGATGGCCAGCCTGCCGATGCATGGATGGTTTACGCCCTGTCCGATGTGGTGTCCATGAGAAAGCTGCTGGACAGTTCCGACGGAGATGAAGCATTCAAACGCATCCAGGGCAGAAAACTCGAGGCATTGCTCGGCTACTGTGAATCCGTTGAGTGCAGACGGCGCATGCTGCTGGGCTATTTTGGAGAAAACTATCCGGCAGGCTGTAACAACTGCGACAACTGCATTCAACCGGCGGACACCTGGGATGGAACCGTGGCGGCACAAAAAGCGCTCTCCTGCGTGTATCGGACTGGACAGCTTTTTGGAGCCGCGCATCTGACCGATGTTCTGACAGGAAATTTTACGCAACGGGTTCAGGTTCTGAACCATGACGCCCTCAAAACATTTGGTGTCGGCAAAGAGCTTTCAATCAGCCAATGGCGATCGGTATTTCGTCAGCTTCTGGCAGCCGGAATGCTGTCCGTCAACATGACGGATATTTCCGGTTTCCGTCTCACCGAAAAAAGCTGGGGCGTTTTAAAGGGCGGACAGACCGTTGAGTTTAGAAGGGATCCCCGGCCGATCAAACCGGTCGGGGAGAAAAAAGCCGGAAAATCATCCGTACGCCCGGTGTCTGATCTGGAAAACCAGAGGGATCGTAACCTGTTCGAAAAACTGCGAAGTCTTAGACTCGAAATTTCAAAGCAGCTCAGTGTGCCGCCCTATGTTATTTTCCACGACAAAACCCTGAAAGAAATGGCGGTCCGCCGCCCGGAGAGCCGGGATCAACTCCTTGAAATTACCGGCATTGGCGAGCGCAAAGCCGAACAGTACGGGGCGGCGTTCCTTGAAGCGATAAAAAAATAG
- a CDS encoding PLP-dependent aminotransferase family protein — protein MTLQTRQTMQLSIPEGMIDLGVGQPSVSLLPLEIIKQAADHRLKQADPSFLAYGKESGCGCFRAVLAEFLTDGYQIPVDADDLFITCGATNSLDLICTFFARPGDTIFVEEPTYFLALRIFQARLLNVVSIPADENGLIIEALEEQLTHHSPAFVYSIPTFHNPSGATLPADRREKLVRLGEKHQFFIVADEVYQLLAYTSSPPPPMMAFDRQGTVLSVSSFTKILAPGLRLGWIQASPKLISRLTQSGLLASSGGLNPFTSAMVRSVIELGLLGKHLDFLKNTYTERARALSNALHEYLSDIFQFREPEGGFFIWGHLQGKIDTEHIRQQALKHQVHFQPGHRFSATESLKNHLRLSFSYYDAEALEEGVRRLKAVITGC, from the coding sequence ATGACCCTTCAAACCCGTCAAACCATGCAGTTGAGTATCCCGGAGGGAATGATCGATCTGGGAGTCGGGCAGCCGTCTGTGTCCCTTCTGCCCCTGGAGATCATAAAACAGGCAGCAGACCATCGATTAAAACAGGCAGACCCCTCTTTTCTGGCCTATGGAAAAGAATCGGGATGTGGCTGCTTCAGGGCGGTGCTGGCTGAATTCCTGACCGACGGCTATCAGATTCCGGTAGATGCCGACGATCTATTTATCACCTGTGGCGCAACAAACAGCCTGGATCTGATCTGTACGTTTTTTGCCAGACCGGGGGATACCATCTTTGTTGAAGAACCGACCTATTTTCTGGCGCTTCGCATTTTTCAGGCGCGGCTTTTGAATGTGGTCAGTATCCCCGCGGATGAAAACGGCCTGATTATCGAGGCGCTGGAGGAACAGCTGACGCATCACTCGCCGGCGTTTGTTTATTCTATCCCCACCTTCCATAATCCGTCCGGAGCTACCCTGCCTGCCGACCGGCGGGAAAAACTGGTCCGTTTGGGTGAAAAGCACCAGTTTTTTATCGTGGCCGACGAAGTCTATCAGCTGCTTGCCTATACATCGAGCCCTCCGCCGCCCATGATGGCATTTGACCGGCAGGGAACCGTTCTGTCGGTCAGTTCGTTTACCAAAATTCTGGCTCCGGGACTTCGTCTGGGATGGATTCAGGCCTCACCGAAATTGATCAGCCGGCTGACTCAAAGCGGACTGCTCGCCAGCAGCGGCGGATTGAATCCGTTTACCTCGGCCATGGTCCGAAGTGTCATCGAACTGGGCCTTCTCGGAAAGCATCTGGATTTTTTGAAAAACACCTATACGGAACGCGCCAGGGCTTTGAGCAATGCCCTTCATGAGTATCTTTCGGATATTTTTCAATTTCGTGAACCCGAGGGAGGCTTTTTCATCTGGGGACATCTGCAGGGAAAAATCGATACCGAACATATTCGACAACAGGCCCTGAAGCATCAGGTTCATTTTCAGCCAGGACACCGCTTTTCCGCAACCGAAAGCTTGAAAAACCACCTTCGCCTGAGTTTTTCATATTATGATGCAGAGGCGTTAGAAGAGGGGGTCAGACGACTGAAGGCGGTTATAACCGGATGCTGA
- the kdsB gene encoding 3-deoxy-manno-octulosonate cytidylyltransferase, which yields MKIAVIIPSRYGSTRFEAKPLALIAGKSMIQRVYEQSKQAERITDVVVATDDKRIFQAVRNFGGEVVLTSKANRSGTDRVGEAAEKIGLDPDDIVINVQGDQPLLNPKCLDDVVKPFLTIPDLEMSTLAVKILNKREITDPKDVKVTFDMNGYALYFSRSTIPFGRDGATGFDVYKHLGIYAYTRRFLDRFRTLPEGRLEQIEKLEQLRALEYGHRIMVVTTVYDSPEVDLPEDIIRIENLLISCGKHCH from the coding sequence ATGAAAATAGCGGTAATCATTCCTTCACGATATGGAAGTACGCGGTTTGAAGCCAAACCGCTCGCGTTGATTGCAGGAAAATCCATGATCCAACGGGTATATGAACAATCGAAACAGGCCGAACGCATTACGGATGTCGTGGTAGCCACCGATGACAAACGGATTTTTCAGGCCGTAAGGAATTTTGGCGGTGAGGTCGTACTGACGTCGAAAGCGAATCGTTCCGGTACGGACAGAGTAGGTGAAGCTGCAGAAAAAATCGGACTGGACCCGGACGATATCGTAATCAATGTTCAGGGAGATCAGCCGCTTCTGAATCCAAAATGCCTTGATGATGTGGTTAAGCCGTTTTTAACGATACCGGATCTTGAGATGAGTACACTGGCTGTAAAAATCTTAAATAAAAGAGAAATCACCGACCCGAAGGATGTCAAGGTTACCTTTGATATGAACGGATACGCCCTGTATTTTTCCCGATCAACCATTCCATTTGGACGGGATGGCGCTACCGGATTTGACGTCTATAAACACCTTGGCATATATGCCTATACACGGCGGTTTCTCGACCGGTTCCGGACCCTTCCCGAGGGCCGGCTGGAACAGATTGAAAAGCTTGAACAGCTTCGCGCACTGGAATACGGGCATCGGATTATGGTGGTGACCACGGTGTATGATTCTCCCGAAGTGGACCTGCCGGAGGATATCATCAGGATAGAAAACCTGCTGATATCCTGCGGGAAACATTGTCACTGA
- the guaA gene encoding glutamine-hydrolyzing GMP synthase, with protein MILIIDFGSQFNQLIGRRVRENHVYCQIEPPSVDIDTIKSLRPDGIILSGGPSSIYEPNSPKMNPAVFDLGIPVLGICYGMQFMVDSLGGIVKKAQKREYGFAELVIKEPGVLFKGIDQKTTTWMSHGDSIDALPEGFTITASTENTKVAATVNEKRNLYGFQFHPEVEHTVQGRLMIRNFLLDVCGCETSWNMKSFAEEAIAQIRDQVGDNHVILGLSGGVDSSVAALLIHKAVGNQLTCIFVDNGLLRMDEAVKLKTVFGRHLDLNIRFVDAAQLFLKALDGVSDPEEKRKIIGRLFIDVFEAEALKIKNVKFLAQGTLYPDVIESVSVFGGPSAVIKSHHNVGGLPEKMNLKLVEPLKFLFKDEVRELGEELGLQKDLVWRQPFPGPGLSIRIIGEVTEERLALLRKVDAVLLEEIRKSGYYKKLWQSFAVLLPLKSVGIMGDQRTYENIAAIRAVTSRDAMTADWARLPYELLGTISNRIINEVRGVNRVVYDISSKPPSTIEWE; from the coding sequence ATGATACTGATTATTGATTTTGGCTCACAGTTCAACCAACTGATCGGCCGCAGAGTAAGAGAAAATCATGTATATTGTCAGATAGAGCCACCTTCTGTCGACATAGACACCATCAAATCGCTCAGGCCGGATGGAATTATCCTGTCTGGCGGTCCATCGAGTATATATGAACCAAACAGTCCGAAAATGAATCCGGCTGTTTTCGATCTGGGCATCCCCGTACTGGGCATCTGTTATGGAATGCAATTTATGGTCGATTCGCTCGGAGGAATCGTTAAAAAAGCGCAGAAACGGGAATATGGTTTTGCAGAGCTTGTCATAAAAGAACCGGGTGTTTTATTCAAAGGCATTGATCAAAAAACAACCACATGGATGAGCCATGGTGATTCCATCGACGCGCTGCCCGAAGGCTTTACGATTACCGCGTCCACAGAAAATACAAAGGTAGCGGCGACGGTCAATGAAAAACGAAATCTCTACGGCTTTCAGTTTCATCCGGAAGTCGAACATACCGTACAGGGAAGGCTCATGATCCGCAACTTCCTGCTTGATGTATGCGGATGCGAAACATCCTGGAACATGAAATCGTTTGCCGAAGAAGCCATCGCTCAGATCAGGGATCAGGTCGGGGATAATCATGTCATTCTCGGATTGAGCGGCGGTGTGGATTCTTCCGTTGCCGCCCTGCTCATCCACAAGGCAGTCGGAAATCAACTGACCTGTATCTTTGTCGACAACGGCCTGCTGAGGATGGATGAAGCCGTCAAACTCAAAACTGTGTTTGGCCGGCACCTTGATTTGAACATACGCTTTGTCGATGCGGCGCAGCTGTTTCTCAAAGCGCTTGACGGAGTTTCGGATCCGGAAGAAAAACGAAAAATTATCGGCAGGCTGTTCATCGATGTTTTTGAAGCAGAAGCCCTCAAAATTAAGAATGTTAAATTTCTGGCACAGGGAACCCTGTATCCGGATGTTATCGAATCGGTCTCTGTTTTCGGGGGACCGTCTGCCGTGATCAAATCGCATCACAATGTCGGTGGCCTGCCCGAGAAAATGAATCTGAAACTTGTCGAACCCCTTAAATTTCTTTTTAAAGATGAGGTTCGTGAACTCGGAGAGGAACTCGGACTTCAGAAAGATCTCGTATGGCGTCAGCCGTTTCCGGGTCCGGGCCTTTCCATTCGAATTATCGGTGAGGTAACCGAAGAACGTCTGGCTCTGCTCCGGAAAGTGGATGCGGTCCTGCTCGAGGAAATTCGGAAAAGCGGGTATTATAAAAAATTATGGCAGTCGTTTGCCGTGTTATTGCCGCTTAAAAGTGTCGGCATTATGGGTGACCAGCGCACATATGAAAATATTGCAGCCATCCGCGCCGTGACCAGCAGGGATGCCATGACTGCTGACTGGGCCAGGCTGCCGTATGAACTGCTGGGAACCATTTCAAATCGAATCATCAATGAAGTCCGCGGCGTCAACCGGGTGGTGTACGATATCAGCTCAAAACCGCCCAGCACAATCGAATGGGAATAA
- the efp gene encoding elongation factor P has translation MYESSDLRKGLKIEIDGDPYIVAQFEFVKPGKGQSLYKCRLKNMVTGSQFDKTFRSGDKFNEAQIEEHEMEYLYYDGSQYCFMNTSTYEQELLTPEQVGDARNFLKDNTVCNILFFEGRAIGVSLPNFIDLRIEKSEPWAKGDTAAGSTKPATLETGYVLQVPPFVEENELIRIDTRTGQYVERVKG, from the coding sequence ATGTATGAAAGCAGTGATCTCAGAAAAGGTCTTAAAATTGAAATCGACGGGGACCCTTACATTGTTGCACAGTTTGAATTTGTCAAACCGGGCAAAGGCCAGTCGCTATACAAATGCCGGCTGAAGAATATGGTAACCGGCTCACAGTTTGACAAAACATTTCGATCCGGCGACAAGTTCAATGAGGCCCAGATAGAAGAGCATGAAATGGAATACCTGTATTATGACGGCAGCCAATATTGTTTTATGAATACGTCGACCTATGAGCAGGAACTGTTGACACCCGAACAGGTTGGCGATGCCAGAAATTTTTTAAAAGATAATACAGTATGCAATATTCTGTTCTTTGAAGGAAGGGCCATTGGGGTGTCTTTGCCGAATTTTATCGATTTGCGAATTGAAAAATCCGAACCCTGGGCAAAAGGGGATACGGCTGCCGGGAGCACCAAGCCGGCAACACTGGAAACCGGATATGTGCTGCAGGTCCCGCCGTTTGTTGAAGAAAACGAATTGATCCGGATTGACACAAGAACCGGCCAGTATGTGGAGCGCGTAAAAGGGTAA